AGTCaacttgaaattgaaattgacaaAGCACCCAAAACTGTCAATACCAGCTCAAATCCACCCACATAGTCAAACAAAGAATCTAAGCAAGTAAAGTAAGTAACtgtgaaaaagaatgaaaattgaGAGTACCCACCAGAtttggagaaggagaggagagagaaattgttAGTGGAGGATGCAGAAACCCTAGATGTGGAAGTGGAAAGAGGGAAGTTGTTTGGTCGTTTAAGGTTGAGAGTGGTGTTAATGGAGGTTGGGGACACTGAGATTCCCAACGGTATGGTCCGCATTTCTTGGACTGCCTTTTTTTTCTGTCTATCAAGAATCGGAGATTCTTTGTTTCTCTTTTGGGACGGTTGAAGTTGTTACAGTGAATCAGTTATAAAAGGACACACGGCTGAGCAGAGCAGAGCAACTCTGTGTCTGACCCCAGTTTTAACAGAGTTACCTAACTTTCCACACGTGTGTTTTGGTAACTGACTGTAccaataatgaaaaaaaaaatccttttttttcttctcgaGTAAATTGTATttcgaaaattttgaaaatgttATAGACAATCGTTAAATTGTAAGTTGTTTGCGGTACTCCTTATGGGTGAACTAATTTAATGACTCTGGACTGTAAAGTTTTAATACTCCAGAGCACTATAAACAACTCTATTTCATTTTACATATAACTTTATATGACTGATTTTATGTCAATACGTATCATCTAACTTGATATAATATAGCATTTACATTTACATTTTGAAGTTGTTGCAATTCAAAACGATAGCCTTTTTTAGTTGTAAGTTCCATTTTCATGCTGCTAGTACTCTCATTCATCATTTTCAAAACTACCCAGAGTTGCCCAAGCTCTAAGGTCTTAAGACTTtactttcatttaaattaaattGGAAAGCAAGTTTTACCAACGAAAAGTTCTTCAGGAAAGATCGTTTCAGTTTTCATTGTCAATGAATTTTCGTCGTTTGAATTCTCACTTTCAATGActtttgttgtttgaattttcaTTCATTGTAAGACAGCTTTTGCCGAGGAGAGATCATCGCCAAACCTCGTTTCAGTTTTTCATTCCCAACAACTTTTTATCATTTGAAGATAGCCAGCAATAAATTAGATGAGAAAGGTAGTTTCAATTTTTTCGtttaaattaaaatgaaaaatttttGAGACTTGTTCATTGTTTGAgttaaatttattaaaaaataaaaaataaaaataaaaatttgttttccaagttttatttaaataaaattggATAATAACATTCTGCCGATTCGGGAGAGATCGTCTTGAGTTTTACATAATACGTGAACATACTGTATACAAGCCAAAAGTTTTAATGGCATATGGACAACAATTCTGATAGCTTAAGGTTGCTTCAGAAGAACAGGGAGCACCATAGAAACCAAATCTGTATAGCACCAACTTCAACAAATCACCATAAAAAATGTCCACATCATTAGATACACAAATTCATGCTCAGTTACACTTCATTTGAAAAGAAAGGGGAGCTCTCAAGAACACTTTGAACTGAGGTAATGCTATTGAATTAAAAGCCATATCCCTTTAGTAAATCAACTCTGTAAACTGCTTATACATGAACTTTTATTGGTCTCTTGAATTTGACATTTCCTATGTAAGGTAAAGTAAATGTGTATGTTATATTTGTGTGGAATGAGATTTGAAGGATCTAAAAATCAACAGGAAGACTACTTAAGAATGCAAAGGTGTAGGGAGACGTGGACTTGCCAAACAGTGAACACCAAGTAGGAAGCTTTGAAAGAACTCTTTCGACTTTCGGTGTTACAATATCCATATCAGTTCTTAACTTGAGAAGGGGAGCTTGCTCGTCTCTCTTCCCGTCCGCCTTAAGAGTAGAGTTTTTGGTCCAGTAGACAGTCAGACCAAACTTCGTTGGTGAATTGTTTCCCCCGGCAAACTGAATAACATGCCAACCATCTACAGCGCTCTTGTCACCAACTGAAACCAATTCCTCAGAGTTTCCAGCATCTGAAATTACAGGTTTGACATTTTCAGCTGAGAAATGTCGTCGTACAATCACAAGAAAGAAATAAGGAGAAATGCAATATAATGCAGTTAATTGTACCTGTGAATGCAAAATCCCGTATTTCATCCATGTTTATTGCAAGAGACCACCGTAATGAACCCTTCGTATCAATTAAAACTTGTGTTGTTCTTTCAATACCTTGATTATCACTCTGAACATGCATTATGGGAATGTCTACTTCACTCCACCCACTGTCACTGTCATCCTCAGTCCAACAGCCGTATTTCACTGTAAAAGTTACAAAATCAAAGACCTGATCTCGACCACATCTGAAACCTTCATTAATTAGCTCAACCTCCTTTGTCAATTTTCCAGGAGTTGAAGAAAACAGAGACACATAGGATCTAGGATCTTCAATGCTTCTTGTAGTATCTACAACATGCACAACCTGAGAACCATAAAGTGTGAATAACTGAATAAGAGGCGGACTCAAGATAATCAAGTGAGGGAAATATATTGGATCACTAATTAACTGGACAAACGAAAAATTCAATCCCATGGTTTTCCAATAAAATCATGTATTACACAGAAAAAAAGAGCTTCATGTGCATAATCCAGGTACCAGAAACACAATATTGACATACAAACAAAATTAGGACTTAGGGTGGTAAAGATACTATAGGGACAGTGCTACAGGGACTTACATTTACAGCTCTTGATGTGTCTTTGGTAAATGCTGGTACAGTACCAGATAATACAAGAGCAAGCGAGAGGCAAAACAAGGCGCAAGTTGAGAGAACAATCAATCTCTTGGCACCTGGAGAGCAATTGAACCAATACTACCTAGTTAGCTCAAAACTAAAAAGGGAGGTCAAATTATGTCTTATAAGTTAACTAAACATATCCATCATCATGAACTCAATAAAAAGCCAACTACTTGGTAAACAAATACCTGAAAGATGAATGTATGAAAGAAGATACACCAAAGTCAGGCACATGACAGCAGAAACAAAAACAGCAAGTATAACATTTCCCAGCCAATCAGGAGTACCACCAGGATTcctgagaaaaataaaaataacaatgTCACAGTTGAGAATTAAAAAAAGCAGGTTGCTAAATCTGCAAATAGCAACAaagaatttcacaaatatacttGTGGAGTTCCATCGCAGGCAAGGTGTCCAAAGACACCAAGGAGCTGTCTACTCAGAAGGGTTTAATAAAAATCAAGAGGCAGCCCACTTTCAACCTCCAGATTCATTATTTCACTTATCAAACAGTCTGTTAGTAAATTGTTAATAATTACTTTGGACTTATCACATAAATGACTTGATTGGATTCGATTCTCTTCTAGAAAGAAGTTCATATGATACATCACCAATCTGAATGTGGCTTGAAATGCCACCTTAAATTTGCAAAGACATTAAACTTCAACCCTATAATACCCTAAAAGTAAATCAGTTGCCTTTTAGTTTTTAGATAAACTAGAGTACCGCATAATTTACCTATCAAAACGAACCATGGTCCCGATTATTGTGCCAGCCACCCTAATGAATACGCCAGCAGAAAGTACTATCGGTACAGCTAATCCTATCAGCAGAGTTGCAAGTTTCAGTGGCTTAGGTAATCGGACTGGGCTTAGAGTTGCTTCAAGAAAGCCATCTGGATAGTACAGTGTATATGATTAGTTGAAAGAAAAATCAAGTAGATATGAACATGCTTCTCTTTAAAGAAATGTTAAATTGAACATGGGTCAGACTAAAGTGGTTATAAACATGAACTCACATGCGAATGCTGGTGGAACCAACCAAGCAAGAGCCAGATAAGACGATCCAATTCTGTAATAGGTTCCCAAACAGAGGAGAATGAGCCATTGAATTGATCCAGCTTTGTAGAGCCATCTTTCAGCCTCCAATTTAACCAAATCGGCTCGGATAGCAGGTGACAGCTGTTTTTTCTTGGAGTAAGCGTTTGCCAAATACGTATGAAGAACAAGATAACCCAAATATTGACCAGTTAATGCTCCAAGCAGAGCAGGTGCAGCGAATAACCCAACTACAAGCCATGGGTTTGCGACATATGGCACTGGTGATGATGATATTAGGGGTATAATAAAGGCCACAATAACAGAGAAACTTAATGCAAATGTCCACATAAGAATGACACTTAAACATGACAAGACCAATGATACTGCAGCTGGATAACCACCCATAAGCAATGATGTAGTCCATATAAGAAGTGATTGCGCTATCACTGAATTATGAAGCATTCTGGCGAAGCGTTGACGGTAGACAATCATGTACATCCCCTGGGATTGTCACAAGATTCAGAATTACATGGCAAACTTGAAATATCATGAAGGCCACAAACTACAACATctcagcaaaagaaaaaaagaaagaaaaaaaaagaagaaatcccAAGTGTGTCAGGtatcaaaacaagaaaacatgatAACGTTTCTGGAGTCAAAATGTACCAAAATGTCAAAATATATGGCAGAACTCAGGCCTGTTTTATCCTCTTCTTCCATTGTACTGGCTTTTGGAAGATGAGAGGATGCAGCGACCCGGAGCAGAAAAGCAAGCATATTTTCTCCAAGATGTTGAAGAGATCCCAATTGAAGAAGCTCGAATTTGTCATTCTGCATTATAAAGAAAGTGTAGATTgtaaataataaattcaaattggaAACACCAAGTTAAGTCTGTGACTAGTTGGATGATTGTTAGATGCAGCCAATACTCTTGATTAACACTAATAATCAATCAGGCGGAAAAGAGTTACAACTTAGAACCATTCCCATAATCAAAAGCAAATAAAGCTACATACTACATGTAGCCTAACTACTGGATAAACTAGTAATTACTTCCATGGAATCAAATAGCTGCATTGCTTCACATGCTTAGTTGCATACTACTGGATAAACTTTTAATTACTTCCATGGAATCAAATAGCTGCATTGCTTCACATTCttatttgctttttttttttttttcatagaaaTATTGACATTATAGCTACAGACAAGCTAGCATGCAATGATAAAAGATGGGTACAACCAGACAACCTTAATGAAGCGCCCCCCACATATCCTCATTAAGAAGGCAGAGCCTCAAGCCAATATTACAATAAAATTACTCAAATCAATTCTTTgcaaaacaaaactaaagaaTAATATTGAATGTTAAACAATAAATTTCAATCCCCTTACAAGAATCGACTCAGAACTTCCTCTGAATTATGAAAGGAAAAAGAACTAGCCAGCTAATATCCCAAAAAAGAGTGCAAGACGAAGAGAAGAAAAACCTTCGTGTGGTATACTGCACTGTTATCTGAGTAAGCAAAGTCAAGGCCTGAAAGGCCAGCTAGCTCTTTGTATACTTGGAAATCTGTTGCAGATTTGATGGCTCCCGAGGAAAATATATTCTGCAGCATAAGAATTGAGTCCTTTTCCTATATAAATACACATATATTGTCCAAAAGAgatataacaaaaaaatatcaaaggAATGATTACAAACCTGTCCTATTATGTGGCCAGATGGGTATTTCGCTACTGCAGCATAATTCTCAATAGCCCAAGGATGAGGACCGGCCTATCAGATGAAGAAATCATTACAAGAAAGGACGATATTAAGCTCAAACACAGTTTAGAGCAGCATGAGTAACTTTAATGAGAACAGAAGATATAGATGTATAGTTAATAGATGATACATCTGCCATC
This portion of the Rosa chinensis cultivar Old Blush chromosome 1, RchiOBHm-V2, whole genome shotgun sequence genome encodes:
- the LOC112182384 gene encoding endoplasmic reticulum metallopeptidase 1 isoform X1, with protein sequence MRRKPQTGSSSAPEPQPEQEPTQNPSVTTPWVVQRPQRSPFVWLTLFAAITYSCWGVYHYQFESLPAPLTPDQAGKRGFSEFSARKHVKVLTQLGPHPVASEAITLAQQYVLAEAEEIKKTAHWEVDVEVDSFVAKTGANQMKSGLFKGKTLVYSDLNHIVVRISPKYSPISVDNAVLVSSHIDTVFSTGGAGDCSSCVAVMLELARGVSQWAHGFKHAVIFLFNTGEEEGLDGAHSFITQHPWSSTIRLAIDLEAMGIGGKSGIFQAGPHPWAIENYAAVAKYPSGHIIGQNIFSSGAIKSATDFQVYKELAGLSGLDFAYSDNSAVYHTKNDKFELLQLGSLQHLGENMLAFLLRVAASSHLPKASTMEEEDKTGLSSAIYFDILGMYMIVYRQRFARMLHNSVIAQSLLIWTTSLLMGGYPAAVSLVLSCLSVILMWTFALSFSVIVAFIIPLISSSPVPYVANPWLVVGLFAAPALLGALTGQYLGYLVLHTYLANAYSKKKQLSPAIRADLVKLEAERWLYKAGSIQWLILLCLGTYYRIGSSYLALAWLVPPAFAYGFLEATLSPVRLPKPLKLATLLIGLAVPIVLSAGVFIRVAGTIIGTMVRFDRNPGGTPDWLGNVILAVFVSAVMCLTLVYLLSYIHLSGAKRLIVLSTCALFCLSLALVLSGTVPAFTKDTSRAVNVVHVVDTTRSIEDPRSYVSLFSSTPGKLTKEVELINEGFRCGRDQVFDFVTFTVKYGCWTEDDSDSGWSEVDIPIMHVQSDNQGIERTTQVLIDTKGSLRWSLAINMDEIRDFAFTDAGNSEELVSVGDKSAVDGWHVIQFAGGNNSPTKFGLTVYWTKNSTLKADGKRDEQAPLLKLRTDMDIVTPKVERVLSKLPTWCSLFGKSTSPYTFAFLSSLPVDF
- the LOC112182384 gene encoding endoplasmic reticulum metallopeptidase 1 isoform X2, with protein sequence MKSGLFKGKTLVYSDLNHIVVRISPKYSPISVDNAVLVSSHIDTVFSTGGAGDCSSCVAVMLELARGVSQWAHGFKHAVIFLFNTGEEEGLDGAHSFITQHPWSSTIRLAIDLEAMGIGGKSGIFQAGPHPWAIENYAAVAKYPSGHIIGQNIFSSGAIKSATDFQVYKELAGLSGLDFAYSDNSAVYHTKNDKFELLQLGSLQHLGENMLAFLLRVAASSHLPKASTMEEEDKTGLSSAIYFDILGMYMIVYRQRFARMLHNSVIAQSLLIWTTSLLMGGYPAAVSLVLSCLSVILMWTFALSFSVIVAFIIPLISSSPVPYVANPWLVVGLFAAPALLGALTGQYLGYLVLHTYLANAYSKKKQLSPAIRADLVKLEAERWLYKAGSIQWLILLCLGTYYRIGSSYLALAWLVPPAFAYGFLEATLSPVRLPKPLKLATLLIGLAVPIVLSAGVFIRVAGTIIGTMVRFDRNPGGTPDWLGNVILAVFVSAVMCLTLVYLLSYIHLSGAKRLIVLSTCALFCLSLALVLSGTVPAFTKDTSRAVNVVHVVDTTRSIEDPRSYVSLFSSTPGKLTKEVELINEGFRCGRDQVFDFVTFTVKYGCWTEDDSDSGWSEVDIPIMHVQSDNQGIERTTQVLIDTKGSLRWSLAINMDEIRDFAFTDAGNSEELVSVGDKSAVDGWHVIQFAGGNNSPTKFGLTVYWTKNSTLKADGKRDEQAPLLKLRTDMDIVTPKVERVLSKLPTWCSLFGKSTSPYTFAFLSSLPVDF